A genomic stretch from Caulobacter sp. FWC2 includes:
- a CDS encoding glutathione S-transferase family protein, with protein sequence MITVWGGQTSRSMRVVWVLEEMDLPYRVRQVDMLAPEQDPEFLAINPANYIPAIQDGEVVMVESIAIMEYLMARYGPTPLAPAPRDAAFPAYQQFLHLGEAGLATLMMPVVVSRFIAPEAERENWGATWCLRSFQKRLQLVSQRLAHSPYLAGEAFTAADISVTYALNLGQRTCGITLGEVEQAYLARTTGRDAYKRAVERSHEGVNT encoded by the coding sequence ATGATCACCGTTTGGGGCGGACAGACTTCGCGATCGATGCGGGTCGTGTGGGTGCTGGAGGAGATGGACCTGCCCTATCGCGTGCGGCAGGTGGACATGCTGGCGCCCGAGCAGGACCCCGAATTCCTGGCGATCAACCCCGCCAACTACATCCCGGCGATCCAGGACGGCGAGGTCGTCATGGTCGAGTCGATCGCGATCATGGAGTACCTGATGGCTCGCTATGGGCCGACGCCGCTGGCGCCCGCGCCTCGGGATGCCGCCTTCCCCGCCTATCAGCAATTTCTGCACCTGGGCGAAGCCGGCCTCGCGACCCTGATGATGCCCGTCGTGGTCAGCCGCTTCATCGCGCCCGAGGCCGAGCGCGAGAACTGGGGCGCGACCTGGTGCCTGCGGTCGTTCCAGAAGCGGCTGCAGCTGGTCAGCCAAAGGCTTGCACACTCGCCCTACCTGGCCGGCGAGGCCTTCACGGCCGCCGACATCTCGGTGACCTACGCCCTGAACCTGGGCCAAAGGACCTGCGGGATCACCCTGGGCGAGGTCGAACAGGCCTATCTGGCCCGCACCACGGGTCGCGACGCCTATAAGAGGGCCGTGGAGCGTTCGCACGAAGGGGTGAACACCTGA
- the hisG gene encoding ATP phosphoribosyltransferase: MSGSMIFAIPSKGRLKDQVEAWLADCGFKLEMTGGARGYSAELAGLPGVSVRLLSAGDIAAGLDSGDLHLGVTGEDLLRERGDDMDSRVMLLRALGFGRADLVVTAPKNWLDVDTMADVDEVGHLHLAKTGRRLRVATKYVTQTRAFFARHGVADYRIVESSGATEGAPAAGAAELVVDITTTGATLAANGLKILSDGVILKSQAQLTASLITAWTPEQLESLKRLLAVVEAKGRAGKLATLVWPAEQDAAGQAAVAAFVAKGGSRRANGALLATGDLFDAAAALAAAGVEPVTVSRPDYVFESRSAVLDRFTAALVR; the protein is encoded by the coding sequence ATGAGCGGCTCCATGATCTTCGCGATCCCTTCGAAAGGCCGCCTGAAGGACCAGGTCGAGGCCTGGCTGGCCGACTGCGGCTTCAAGCTGGAAATGACCGGCGGCGCGCGCGGCTATTCGGCCGAGCTGGCCGGCCTGCCGGGCGTCTCGGTGCGTCTGCTGTCGGCGGGCGACATCGCCGCCGGCCTCGACAGCGGCGACCTGCACCTAGGCGTCACGGGCGAGGACCTGCTGCGCGAGCGCGGCGACGACATGGACAGCCGGGTCATGCTGCTGCGGGCCCTGGGCTTTGGCCGCGCCGACCTGGTGGTGACCGCGCCCAAGAACTGGCTGGACGTCGACACCATGGCCGATGTCGACGAGGTCGGGCACCTGCACCTGGCCAAGACCGGCCGCCGCCTGCGGGTGGCGACCAAGTACGTCACCCAGACCCGCGCCTTCTTCGCCCGCCACGGCGTCGCCGACTACCGCATCGTCGAGAGCAGCGGCGCCACTGAGGGCGCTCCGGCCGCCGGCGCGGCGGAGCTGGTCGTGGACATCACCACCACCGGCGCGACCCTGGCCGCCAATGGCCTGAAGATCCTGTCGGACGGCGTGATCCTCAAGAGCCAGGCCCAACTGACCGCCTCGCTGATCACCGCCTGGACGCCGGAGCAGCTCGAAAGCCTCAAGCGCCTGCTGGCCGTGGTCGAGGCCAAGGGGCGGGCGGGCAAGCTGGCGACCCTGGTCTGGCCGGCCGAGCAGGACGCGGCGGGGCAGGCGGCGGTGGCGGCCTTCGTCGCCAAGGGCGGTTCGCGCCGGGCCAACGGCGCCCTGCTGGCGACCGGCGACCTGTTCGACGCCGCCGCCGCCCTGGCCGCCGCCGGGGTCGAGCCCGTCACCGTGTCGCGTCCGGACTATGTGTTCGAGTCGCGCTCGGCCGTGCTGGACCGCTTCACGGCCGCGCTCGTTCGTTAA